Genomic DNA from Desulfurivibrio alkaliphilus AHT 2:
GATCGCCGTGCTCCTCGATGACATGGTGGACACCGCCGGCACTCTATGTTCGGCGGCCAATGTGCTGATGGAGGCCGGGGCCACCGAGGTGATCGCCTGTTGTTCGCACGGGGTGCTCTCCGGCCCGGCCATCGACCGGTTGGAGCAGTCCAGGCTCAGCCGGCTGGTCATTACCGACAGTGTGCCCCTGCGTGGCGCCGCCAAGGATTGCGCCAAGATCAAAGTGTTATCGGTTAACAAGTTGCTGGCCCAGGCGATTCACCGGATTCACGCCGATGACTCGGTAAGCTCGCTTTTTGTTTAATATTTTTTTGCCGTCAATCCGGGAAGTCGGGGCGGCCTTGAGTCAGTTGTTTTAATTCAGGAGGAAGAAGATCATGTTGCAAGTAGACGTTAAAGCCGCCAAACGCGATCAGCGTGGCAAAGGTGCGGCCCGCAGCCTGCGTCGTGCCGGCCGGACCCCGGCGGTGTTGTACGGCCCGCAAATGGAGCCCCAGGCCCTGAGCCTGGATACCCACACCTTTACCAAGGCCCTTTTTTCGGTACATCGCCGTAATTCGGTGATCAACCTGGAGGTGTCCGACGACGGCGGGGAGAAGATTCATCACGTGGTGACCCGCGAGATCCAGACCGATCCCATCCTGGACCAGGTGCTCCATGCCGATTTTTACGTGATCTCCCTGGATGAACCGCTGGTTTTTCAGGTGCCTCTCCGCTATCGCGGCAAGGCCAAAGGGGTGGACATGGGCGGTGACCTGGTCACCTCGCTGCACAAGGTGAGCCTCAAGGGCAAGGCCCTGGATATTCCCGATGATATCGAGGTCGATGTCTCCGGCCTTGGTCCCAACAGCGAGCTGACTTGCGGCGAGCTGTCCCTGCCCGCAGGTGTTGAGCTGGTGCAGGGCAAAGACGAGGTCTGTGTGGCGGTTGCCGGCGGCACCGAGTAAAGCCCATGCGTCTTTTGGTTGGGCTGGGTAACCCGGGTGGCGAGTATGAACTTACTCGCCACAACGTCGGTTTTATTTTCACGGACTACCTGGCCGACCGGCACGGCATCAGTCTTAAAAACGAAAAAAAGTGGGACGCCGAGGTCGGGCGCGGAACGCTCTGGGGGCAACCGGTAATGCTGGTAAAGCCCCTTACCTATATGAACCGCAGCGGTCTGGCGGTGGGGAAAATCGCCCGTTTTTTCCAGCTTGAGCCAACCTCGGTGGTGGTGTTCCAGGATGAACTGGACCTTCCTCTGGGCGCCTGTCGCCTGGTGCAGGGGCGGGGGGCCGGCGGCCATAACGGAATCAAGTCGCTGATGGATCACTTGGCCAGCCGCGATTTTGTGCGCTTTCGCATCGGGGTCGGGCGGCCGCCGGCGGCCAGAGCGGCCGCCGGTTTTGTGCTGGCTCGCTTTTCCCCGGCCGAACTGCAAGTGGTGGACAAGTTGCTGCCCTTTCTCGAAGAAGGGGTGGAAATGTTGCTCAAACGCGACCTCCAGGCGGCCATGAACCTGGTCAATGCCTCTACTGGCGCGGATTTGCAAGAGAGTGTTTGATAATTGCCGGTGGGCATGGTATAGTTAAGCTTCGTTAATTCCTTGGTAGTGGGGGAGAAGCTTATGAGTGCAACACTGGAAATGTTTCGCGTTGGTGATATGGCCGTGTATCCGGCTCATGGCGTGGGTAAGATAGAGTCCATCGAGTCACGCAAAGTTGGCGAGCTAGAACAGTCATTCTATGTGATGCGGTTCATCGAGTCCAACATGACCGTGATGATCCCCACCACCACCTGCGATACGGTGGGTCTGCGCAACATCATCTCCGCCGACGATGTGCAGCAGGTTTTTGCCATTCTCAACCAGCGGGATGTGGAAACCGAATCCCAGCCCTGGAATCAGCGCTACCGCGAATACACCAACAAGATCAAAACCGGCTCCATCTTCGAAATCGCCGCAGTACTGCGCGATTTGCTGCTGCTGCGGGGAGACAAGGATCTCTCGTTTGGCGAGCGCAAGATGGTGGATACCGCCAAAACCCTGCTGGTCAAGGAAATTGCCCTGGCCAAGCAAATCCAGGAAGAGCAGGTGGCGGAACACATCGACCGGATCTTTTCCTGATTTTTCCCACCGACTGCCCTGCCCCCATTTTAAGTGACCTTGGCTGAAACTTCATCCTTTGCCTTCGTTGTCGCCCCCCACGAGGCGGGCCGGCGCCTGGACTTGGTGCTGGCTACACGAGCGGCAGGGTCTGCTGAGCTGACCCGTTCCCGGCTGCAGTCCCTGATCCGTCAAGGCCGGGTGAGGGTGGAATCGGCCGGTGTCGAAGCCGGTCCGTTGAAACCCGGGATGCTGCTTAAGGCTGGTGACCGGGTTGATCTGCAGGTGCCGCCACCCGAAGCCACCGAGCTGGTGGCCGAAGAAGTCGAATTTACCCCGCTCTATGAAGATGAAGATATTCTGGTGTTGGTCAAGCCGCCGGGGCTGGTGGTGCATCCTGCCGACGGGCATCGGCAGGGAACACTGGTGCATGGGTTGCTCCACCACTGCCGGAACCTGTCCGGAATCAGCGGCCAGTTGCGACCGGGGATAGTACACCGGCTGGACAAAGATACCTCCGGCTGCCTGGTGGTGGCTAAAAATGACCTGGCCCACCACAATCTGGTGCAGCAATTCAAGGGGCGGGAAGTGGAGAAAACTTATCAGGCCCTGCTGCGCGGCATTCTGGCCGAAGATACCGGCCAGGTCGTGCTGCCCATCGGCCGCCATCCCGTGCACCGGAAAAAGATGGCGGTGCGGCGGGAAGGGGGGCGGGAGGCGGTGACCCACTGGCGGGTGCGGCAGCGTTTCAGCGCCGGTTACACCCTGGTGGAACTGCTCCTGGAAACCGGCCGCACCCATCAAATCAGGGTTCACATGGCCGCTTTGGGGCATCCTCTGGCCGGCGATCGGCTTTATGGTCGCAACCCTGAAAAAGATATGCCGTACGGCATTGACAGGCAGTGGCTTCATGCCTGGCGGCTGGCCTTCAACCATCCCCGCAGTGGCCGCCGGTTAACCTTTACTGCCCCGCTGTGGGTCGACCTGCAGGCCAGTCTGGACAGGCTGCGGGAAATTGAAGCTGTTTAAAGATGGGGGCTGGAGATGGCCGCTGAAGATCGCGCTGGCTCTTTGAGGCCCGTAAAGCCATTAGAGCAGCGGGGAGCCGCTGTGCTGGTCGGTATTACCGGCGGGATTGCCGCCGGCAAGAGCCGGGTGGCGGCATACCTGGCTAAACAGGGGGGCTTTCCCCGCCTTGATGTCGACGACTTGGCCCGCGAGCTTATGGCCCAGGGGAAGGAAGGCTGGCAGGCCCTGCGACGCCATTACGGTGAGCGCTTTTTGAAGCCCGACGGCGAGCTTGATCGTCCCGGCCTGCGGCGGGCAATCTTCGCCGATCCCGCCTTGCGGACGGAGGTTGATCGCCTGCTGCACCCGCTGATCCGCCGGGCCATGCAGAGCCGTGCCGCCCAACTGTCGGCGGCCGGTAGCGGGCCGATCATGGTGGAGGTGCCTTTGCTTTACGAAGCGGGCTGGCAGGATGATTTTGCCCTGGTGCTGGTGGTGCAGGCGCCGGCTGATGAGTGCCGGCGGCGCTTGCAGGCCAGAGACAGGGTCGGCCGCGATGAGGCCCTGGCGGCCCTGGCGGCACAACTGCCGCCGGAAGAGAAGGCCCGCCGGGCCGATCTGCTGATCAGCAATGCCGGCGACTGGGAACAGACCCGGCGCCGGCTCGACGATTTGCTGCCGCGCCTGCAACGGTTGCGCCCCTCCAGGCCTTGCCTGGCCGGCAAAAAAAGTTGAAAAAGGATTAAAAACGAAGAAAAAATGAGGAAAAGCCTTGACAGTGTGATGCCAAGTCAATACTATCCTCGAAATTCCGCTGGCCAGTGGAATTTATTCCCATCATTCCCTCGGGCAAAGATGACAATCATTTTATAAGTTGAAGCGTATTTAAAGTATATGAAGGAAGCAGGGGAAACCCCCGGCGATCGTGCTCGTTTTTCCTTTCCTGATTTACACCTTTGTTTTCATGCGGATAATTCTGCCCTTCTGATCTCTGGATTACTTTGTTTCGTGACAACGTCCGCTCTGCGCTGCTGACCCTCGTGCGGTGTTGCCGGCAATTTATTCCGAGGGTGCGCTTTTGATTTAAACTGCCAGGCCAAAACTGAAAAATATAAATAATTCTGTTGGGTTTGCCGGTCATTTCCTGCCGTTCTGCGCCGGTGCGGGAACTCCGGTAAGTCCTGTCGTTATCATGCAGCAAGGAGAGTATACATTCATGAACATTGGGGAGTTGAAAAGAAAAAAGATTGCCGAGCTTACCAGTATCGCCAAATCGATGAATATCGAAGGCTATGCCGGCATGCGCAAGCAGGAACTTATTTTTGCCATTTTGCAGCACCAGAGCGCCGCTCAGGGCAAAAACGGGGATAACTACGGGGGTGGGGTGCTGGAGGTGCTGCCGGATGGTTTCGGTTTTCTGCGGGCGCCGGACTATAACTACCTGCCCGGCCCCGACGATATCTACGTTTCCCCCTCCCAGATCCGTCGCCTGAACCTGCGTACCGGTGATACCGTGGAAGGGCCGGTCCGCTTCCCCAAGGAGGGCGAACGCTATTTTGCCCTGCTCAAAGTGGACCGGGTCAACTTCGACCCCCCTGAGAAGTCCCGCGACAAAACCCTTTTTTCCAACCTCACCCCGCTGCATCCCAATGAACGGCTCAACCTGGAGCGGGATCCGGCCAACTTTTCCACCCGCATCATGGACATGATGGCCCCCATCGGCAAGGGCCAGCGCGGGCTGATCGTGGCCCCGCCCCGCACCGGTAAAACCGTGCTGATCACCGATATCGCCAACAGTATCACCAAAAACCACCCGGAGGTCATCCTCATCGTGCTGCTCATCGATGAGCGGCCCGAGGAGGTCACCGACATGGCCCGCAGCGTCAACGCCGAGGTGATCAGTTCCACCTTCGATGAGCCGCCCCAGCGCCATATCCAGGTGGCGGAGATGGTCCTGGACAAAGCTCGCCGGCTGGTGGAGCACCAGAAAGATGTGGTTATTCTGCTGGACAGCATCACCCGCCTGGCCCGGGCCTACAATACCGTGGTGCCGCCCAGCGGTAAGATCCTCTCCGGCGGGGTGGACTCCAATGCTTTGCACCGGCCCAAACGTTTTTTCGGGGCGGCCCGCAACATAGAGGAAGGCGGCAGCCTCACCATCATCGCCTCGGCCCTGATCGAAACCGGCAGCCGCATGGACGATGTGATCTTTGAAGAGTTCAAGGGCACCGGCAATATGGAGTTGGTGCTTGATCGCAAGCTGGCCGACCGGCGGATCTTTCCCTCCATCGATATCACCAAATCCGGCACCCGCAAGGAAGATTTGCTGCTGAGCGCCGAAGATATGAACAAGATCTGGATTCTCCGCAAATTGCTCTCCTCCATGAACCCCGTTGATGCCATGGAGTTTTTGCTGGACAAGATGAAGCGGACCAAGACCAATGAGGATTTTTTTGCCTCCATGGTAAGCAGCAGCCAGTAACGACCGGATCGGTCGGTGGTTTTTTGCTTGCATCATTGGGGAAAAAGGTTATAATTTCCCGTTTTAATATTGCCATTTGCTCATTTTATTTGGAGGTTGACGGTCATGAAGGAAGGTATCCATCCGGAATATCATAAAATCAAGGCATCCTGCGCCTGCGGCAACGAAGTGGAAATCGGTTCGACCATTGAGGAGGTCAAGGTGGAAATCTGTTCCGCCTGTCATCCCTTCTTTACCGGTAAACAGAAGCTGATCGACTCCGCCGGGCGGGTGGAGAAGTTTCTTAAGAAGTACGGTCGGACCATGGAAAAATAGTTTTCTTTGCTCCTCCTCTTAACGCCCCAGGTGGTGCGCCGTAATGCAGCAATCGGCGCGGTCCTGGGGCGTTTTTTGTATTTGCCTAGGTAATCCTTAGTTTCTCTACCGTGCCATGTTTGAACAGCTAGCCGACATTAAAGACCGCAAAAAAAACCTTGAAGACCGGCTGTCGGACCCTGATCTGATGCAGGATCCGGCGCGCTTTAAAGGCCTGGCCAAGGAACACGCCCAGGTCAGTAAGCTGGATGATCTTTACGCCCGCTACCTTAAGGCCCAGCATGACTTTGCCGCCAATCGCCAGCTCATCGAGGAAGAGGAAGACGAAGAGATGCTGGCCCTGGCCCGGGCGGAAAACGGGGAGCTGCGGGAAAGCATCGCTGTACTTGAAAAAGAGTTGCGCCTGGCCCTGTTGCCCAAAGATCCCAACGATGAAAAGAATGTGCTGCTGGAAATCCGGGCCGGCACCGGCGGAGATGAAGCCGCCCTGTTTGTCGCCGACCTGTTTCGCATGTACAGCCGTTACGCCGAACAACTGGGCTGGAAGGTGGAGACTCTAAGCAGCAACCCCATCGGGATCGGCGGTTACAAGGAGATCATCGCCCTGATCAGCGGCGAGCATGTCTACTCCCGGCTCAAGTATGAATCGGGGGTACACCGGGTGCAGCGGGTGCCGGCCACCGAAACCCAGGGGCGGGTCCATACCTCGGCGGTTACCGTGGCGGTGCTGCCCGAGGCCGAAGAGGTGGAGCTCAAGATTAACCCCTCCGAGCTCAAATTCGATGTCTTCCGCTCTTCCGGCCCCGGCGGGCAGAGTGTCAACACCACCGATTCTGCGGTGCGGGTCACCCACCTGCCCACCGGCCTGGTGGTCAGCTGCCAGGACGAAAAATCCCAACACAAAAACAAGGCCAAGGCCCTGCAGGTTCTGCGGGCCCGGCTGCTGGACAAGCTGCAGCAGGAACAGCACGACCAGATCTCCAGTGATCGTAAAAGCCAGGTGGGCAGCGGTGATCGCAGTGAGCGTGTCCGGACCTACAACTTTCCCCAGAACCGTCTCACCGAGCATCGCATCAACCTTACCATCTATCGCCTGGATGATGTGATGATGGGTCACCTGGATGAGGTGGTTGAACCCTTGATGCTGCACTTCCAAACCGAAGCCCTCAAGAGCGAACACCGTGCTTAATCTTTCAACATTCAATGCCTTCTGCTGAGCGCTCGGTGGTTGAACTGCCCGCCGGGGCCCGGATCGGGGAGCTCAGAGTGGTGCTCATCGACCGGTTGCGCCGGGCCGGGATCGAAGAGGCCGCCATTGAGGCCGATCTGCTGCTGGGTTGGGTACTGAATTGTGATCGGGCCGGACTGGTGCTGGCCGCCGAGCAGCCCTTGGCCGAGCCGTTACGGCAGCGGCTGCAGGCCGCCCTGAAGCGCCGGGAAAGCCGTGAACCGCTGGCCTATATCATGGGGGAGTGGGAGTTCTGGTCGCTGCCTTTTGCCGTGGGGCCGGCAGTATTGATTCCCCGGCCGGAGACCGAACTGCTGGTGGAACAGGCCCTGGCCTTTGTCCGCCAGCTGCAGCGGCCGCCCGGCGGCCGTTACCCTTGGCGGATTCTCGACCTTGGCACCGGCAGTGGTATTCTGGCGGTGGTGCTGGCCCGGGAAATCGCTTCCGCCCAAGTGGTGGCGCTGGATCGCTCACCCGCCGCCCTGGCTATGGCCCGGGCCAACGCCCGCCGGCACGGGGTGGCGGAAAAGATCACTTTTGTCGGCAGCGACTGGTTGTCGGCGCTGGCGGCGCGTCCCGCTTTCGATCTGGTGGTGGCCAACCCCCCCTACGTGTGCCGCTCTGCCATGTTGACCCTGCAGCCGGAAGTGCGCGAGCATGAACCGCACACGGCCCTGGATGGCGGCCGGCAGGGACTGGATGACATCAAAATCATCTGCCGCGATTTGCCGGCGGTGCTGCGGCCCGATGGGCTTCTGCTGCTGGAAATCGGGTGGGATCAAAAAACGGCGGCAGCCGAGCTTTTCAACCGTAATCCCGCCTACCGGCAAACGGAAATCATTAATGATCTTGCTGGGTTGCCGCGGGTGCTGCGGTGCCGTAAAGAGGAGTGCTGATGGATAAAATTATTATCGAAGGCGGCCACCCTTTGCAGGGGGAAATCGTGATCAGCGGGGCCAAAAATGCCGCTTTGCCGCTGATCTGCGCCACTCTGCTGGCCCCTGGTCCCCATGTGCTGGAAAATGTTCCCGACCTGCGTGATACCCGCACCATGCTGGCCCTGCTGGAAGCCCTTGGCGCTTCCTGGCAGCGGGAGGGGACTACCCTGACCATTGATACCGCCGGTCTGCACAGTTATGAAGCCTCCTACGATCTGGTCAAGACCATGCGGGCCTCGGTGCTGGTGCTGGGGCCGCTGCTGGCCAGAATGGGAAAGGCCCGGGTCTCGCTGCCCGGTGGCTGTGCCATCGGAGCCCGGCCCATCAACTTTCATCTGCAGGGTTTCCAGCAGCTTGGGGTGCGGCATCAACTTGATCAGGGTTATGTCGAGGCGGAGGTGGACGGCCGTTTGCGTGGCAACACCGTCTGTTTCGATATCCCTTCGGTGACCGCCACGGAAAATATCCTGATGGGGGCGGTACTGGCCAAAGGGGAAACGGTGATCAAAAACGCCGCCCGGGAGCCGGAGATCGGTAACCTGGTGGATATGCTCAACGGCATGGGGGCCAAAATCAAAGGCCGGGGCAGCGATACCCTGCAGATCGAAGGGGTCACCCGGCTCCGGCCGGCCCGGATCAGCATTGTACCCGATCGCATTGAAACCGGCACTTTCCTGATTGCCGTGGGGGCCACCGGCGGTGAGCTGACCTTGAGCAATTGCGACCCCTCCCTGCTGCCCTCGCTTTATGAAAAGCTGCGGGCCGCCGGGGTGGAGGTGCGGGAAGAGCAGGACCGGTTGCATGTTGCCCGCCGCGGTCCCTTGCGGGCGGTGGATGTAAAAACCATGCCTTACCCCGGTTTTCCCACCGATCTGCAGGCGCAGATCATGGCCCTGATGTGCCTTAGCAACGGCCTGAGCCTGATCACCGAAACCATTTTTGAAAATCGCTTCATGCATGTGGCGGAGCTGCAACGGATGGGGGCCGATATCCGCATAGACGGCCACAGCGCCATTGTCAGCGGCACCGGCAAGCTCCGTGGGGCGCCGGTGATGGCCACCGATCTGCGGGCCAGTGCATCGCTGGTAATTGCCGGCCTGGCCGCCGAGGGGATTACCCAGATCTCCCGGGTCTACCACCTGGACCGGGGTTACGATGACCTGGTAGGCAAACTGAGCCGAGTAGGGGCGGTCATCCACCGGGAACGGGAATAGACGTAATCGCTCAGCAGCACCGCATCTTCGGGCGATCAGACAAGCTTACGTACAGGGGTACGCTGCGCCTGTCTGCTTGCCCGAACCTGCGGCACTGCTGAACGATTACGGCCCGTTAAACCGGTGAGTTAGTACCCCTGGTGAACGGTTACGAATAACCATAAACAGTGCAGTCCATAAAATCTCAGGAGATTGGCAGGGTTATGGTTACGGTGGTACCCTGGTCGGGTTGGCTGGTAAACTCCATTTTCCCGCCGTGGTCGTCGATGATTTTTTGCACCAGGGCCAGGCCCAGGCCCGAGCCTTCCGGCTTGGTGGTGAAGTAGGGGTCGGTGATTCTGGGTAAAATTTCCGGAGCGATTCCCTGGCCGGTATCGCTGACTTTGATCCTGACGACCTGCTGCTCCGGCCGGTACTCCAGATTGGCTTCCAGGCGGCCGCCGGTCGGCATGGCCTGCAGGCTGTTAAGGTAGAGGTTGAGCAGCACCTGGGTGAGGCGATCGGCGTCAACAGGTACCGGGGGGAACTCGGTGGCCGGGGGCTGCAGTTTCAGCTCAACCCCCAGGCTTTGGGCGTCGGCGGCCACCAATTGCAAAGAGTTGCCCAGCAGCGTCGGTAAATCCACCGGCCGGCGGTTTAAAGGCTGCGGCCGGGCAAAGTCCAGCAGCTCACTGATGCTGCGGTTGACCCTTTCCACCTCGCCCACCAGCAGTCGGGCGGTTTCGCTCTCCGGCGGGTTTTGGCCGGCCCGGGAAGCCAGCAGGGTGGCCAGCCCTTTGATGGAACTCAAGGGGTTGCGGATCTCATGGGCCACTCCCGCCGCCATTTTTCCTAAAGCCACCAGGCGTTCGTGTCTTTGTACCTCCTTTTCCATGGCCTGCAGTTTGGTGACATCATGGAGCAGCACCACCCGGCCCACGATCTGCTGAGCCCGGTCGCGGATCGGCACGGCGCTTAGCATCACGGTCAACCGGACATCGTCACCGTGGGCCGGTGCTCCGGCCAGGTGGATCTCCCGGTCGATCACTTCTTCCTCGGACTGGGGTTGCCGCAACTGGCTGGCGATCAATTCCGGCAGCGCCCTGGTCGCCGCCCGGCCGATCACCTCGGCCGGGCTTACGGCACACATTTCCGCCGCCACTTCGTTACAGGTTTCAATCCTTCCTTGCCGGTCCACGGCGATAACCCCCAACGGCAGGCGGGAGATCAGCAGGCCGGTGAAGGCCTGAATGTAGTTGAGGGTGCCGGCGGCGGTGCGGTAACCCTGGGCGCCCAGCAGGGCCAGCCAGCCGCCGATACCCACCAGCAGCAGGGCCAGCGAGATGAAGAAGATGTGGCGGCGGTTCTGGCTGATTACCTTTTCCGCCTCGCTCATGTCCAGGCCCACCAGAATCAGCAGTTCTCCCGCGGCGGCGGCCTGCCACAACTCACCGGACCCTTCATTGACCACCGGATCCGAGCCGGGGTAACGCATGCGGGGGCGATGTTCCATGCGTTCATGTCCGTGTCTGCCGCCCCGGCCGGTGAAGGGAGTGAAGAAAGCGCCGACCTCGAAGATCCGGGCATCCAGTTGGGGTTCATGGTGCACACGCTGAAACAGGGCCGGTGGCGAATCGGTTTCAGCAACTGGAGGGAGGGATGAGGGCAGGGCGTTCTCAAGCCGGTCGGCGTCGCTGTGGAGCACAACGGTGCCTTGCCGGTTGACCAGGGCGATATAGACGATTTCCGGCTCCGCCGCCGCTTGTTCGATCAGTTGCTGCAAATGAGCGGTATCCCGGCCGCCCATCCGCATGTTGGCGGCCCGGGTGCCGGCCTCCAGCATGCGGATGATGCCCTGCCCCTGGCGTAACAGGTTTTCCTCGGCCAGACGCTGTTCCCGTTGCAGGTTGTTGACCGCAAAGACCAGCACAATGGCCAGCAGCAATCCCACCGCGGTAATCAGAATCCAGGGTGAGGCAAAAACGATTTTTTTACCGGGTAGCTTTTCCATCTCCGCATTCACTTTCCATTCTGTATTTAGTCGCCGGCAGTTAAACCGGCGGGCCGCCTTGACGACCAATTCTCTTTTGTCACGATAACCCGATTAACGATGGAATCGCAAAAAGTCCGTCCATGGACTTTTTGCTCCCCGGAATGCGAAAACGCGGTTTCCGCATTCCTTACAAATCAATAGATTACAAAGCAAGCTATTGATTTGCGCGCCCATCCTTGGGCGCGATGATGACTTCTTGCGAAGTCATCATTAACACCATTACAATTACACGATTTGTGCCGCCGGGCATAAAAAAATAAAACCCGCCTCCCACCCTGTGTTGCAAAGACATCCCGCCGCGGCAAGAGGGAGTGGGCAAACTTTATCCGAGTAAAATATATCCGCTTTGACCCGCAGGTGGATAAAAAGTAGTCGGTTGCAAGGCGAGACGAAAGCATGGCTACAATGTGGTAATTATTTGAAGAGTTTGATTTCGTTGTTTTGGCGAAGGTTTTTTGGTTGGTTCAGTACGTTGGCATGCATATTGCTCAGCACACCGGTTACTCTCGGTTGCCCTGGCGACATGGCAACAAAGTTAGCCGTCGCACCTTGTTGTAAGTGCAGTTTCATAACTGCTGACAGTTTGGTTGAGTCGGCCGGTTTTTAACCCCATTAAACAGGAGGTAGATAGATGAAAAAAGTAATTTTAAGCCTTGCCCTGGTTGCCGCCGTGGTCATTGTTGGTACTCAAAACGTTCATGCCCGTGCGGGCATGGGTCCGGAGGTCAGGGCCGGGGCTGGTC
This window encodes:
- the murA gene encoding UDP-N-acetylglucosamine 1-carboxyvinyltransferase, with protein sequence MDKIIIEGGHPLQGEIVISGAKNAALPLICATLLAPGPHVLENVPDLRDTRTMLALLEALGASWQREGTTLTIDTAGLHSYEASYDLVKTMRASVLVLGPLLARMGKARVSLPGGCAIGARPINFHLQGFQQLGVRHQLDQGYVEAEVDGRLRGNTVCFDIPSVTATENILMGAVLAKGETVIKNAAREPEIGNLVDMLNGMGAKIKGRGSDTLQIEGVTRLRPARISIVPDRIETGTFLIAVGATGGELTLSNCDPSLLPSLYEKLRAAGVEVREEQDRLHVARRGPLRAVDVKTMPYPGFPTDLQAQIMALMCLSNGLSLITETIFENRFMHVAELQRMGADIRIDGHSAIVSGTGKLRGAPVMATDLRASASLVIAGLAAEGITQISRVYHLDRGYDDLVGKLSRVGAVIHRERE
- the prfA gene encoding peptide chain release factor 1, coding for MFEQLADIKDRKKNLEDRLSDPDLMQDPARFKGLAKEHAQVSKLDDLYARYLKAQHDFAANRQLIEEEEDEEMLALARAENGELRESIAVLEKELRLALLPKDPNDEKNVLLEIRAGTGGDEAALFVADLFRMYSRYAEQLGWKVETLSSNPIGIGGYKEIIALISGEHVYSRLKYESGVHRVQRVPATETQGRVHTSAVTVAVLPEAEEVELKINPSELKFDVFRSSGPGGQSVNTTDSAVRVTHLPTGLVVSCQDEKSQHKNKAKALQVLRARLLDKLQQEQHDQISSDRKSQVGSGDRSERVRTYNFPQNRLTEHRINLTIYRLDDVMMGHLDEVVEPLMLHFQTEALKSEHRA
- the rpmE gene encoding 50S ribosomal protein L31, translated to MKEGIHPEYHKIKASCACGNEVEIGSTIEEVKVEICSACHPFFTGKQKLIDSAGRVEKFLKKYGRTMEK
- the prmC gene encoding peptide chain release factor N(5)-glutamine methyltransferase → MPSAERSVVELPAGARIGELRVVLIDRLRRAGIEEAAIEADLLLGWVLNCDRAGLVLAAEQPLAEPLRQRLQAALKRRESREPLAYIMGEWEFWSLPFAVGPAVLIPRPETELLVEQALAFVRQLQRPPGGRYPWRILDLGTGSGILAVVLAREIASAQVVALDRSPAALAMARANARRHGVAEKITFVGSDWLSALAARPAFDLVVANPPYVCRSAMLTLQPEVREHEPHTALDGGRQGLDDIKIICRDLPAVLRPDGLLLLEIGWDQKTAAAELFNRNPAYRQTEIINDLAGLPRVLRCRKEEC
- a CDS encoding 50S ribosomal protein L25; this translates as MLQVDVKAAKRDQRGKGAARSLRRAGRTPAVLYGPQMEPQALSLDTHTFTKALFSVHRRNSVINLEVSDDGGEKIHHVVTREIQTDPILDQVLHADFYVISLDEPLVFQVPLRYRGKAKGVDMGGDLVTSLHKVSLKGKALDIPDDIEVDVSGLGPNSELTCGELSLPAGVELVQGKDEVCVAVAGGTE
- a CDS encoding CarD family transcriptional regulator gives rise to the protein MSATLEMFRVGDMAVYPAHGVGKIESIESRKVGELEQSFYVMRFIESNMTVMIPTTTCDTVGLRNIISADDVQQVFAILNQRDVETESQPWNQRYREYTNKIKTGSIFEIAAVLRDLLLLRGDKDLSFGERKMVDTAKTLLVKEIALAKQIQEEQVAEHIDRIFS
- the pth gene encoding aminoacyl-tRNA hydrolase — its product is MRLLVGLGNPGGEYELTRHNVGFIFTDYLADRHGISLKNEKKWDAEVGRGTLWGQPVMLVKPLTYMNRSGLAVGKIARFFQLEPTSVVVFQDELDLPLGACRLVQGRGAGGHNGIKSLMDHLASRDFVRFRIGVGRPPAARAAAGFVLARFSPAELQVVDKLLPFLEEGVEMLLKRDLQAAMNLVNASTGADLQESV
- a CDS encoding RluA family pseudouridine synthase, which translates into the protein MTLAETSSFAFVVAPHEAGRRLDLVLATRAAGSAELTRSRLQSLIRQGRVRVESAGVEAGPLKPGMLLKAGDRVDLQVPPPEATELVAEEVEFTPLYEDEDILVLVKPPGLVVHPADGHRQGTLVHGLLHHCRNLSGISGQLRPGIVHRLDKDTSGCLVVAKNDLAHHNLVQQFKGREVEKTYQALLRGILAEDTGQVVLPIGRHPVHRKKMAVRREGGREAVTHWRVRQRFSAGYTLVELLLETGRTHQIRVHMAALGHPLAGDRLYGRNPEKDMPYGIDRQWLHAWRLAFNHPRSGRRLTFTAPLWVDLQASLDRLREIEAV
- the rho gene encoding transcription termination factor Rho, producing MNIGELKRKKIAELTSIAKSMNIEGYAGMRKQELIFAILQHQSAAQGKNGDNYGGGVLEVLPDGFGFLRAPDYNYLPGPDDIYVSPSQIRRLNLRTGDTVEGPVRFPKEGERYFALLKVDRVNFDPPEKSRDKTLFSNLTPLHPNERLNLERDPANFSTRIMDMMAPIGKGQRGLIVAPPRTGKTVLITDIANSITKNHPEVILIVLLIDERPEEVTDMARSVNAEVISSTFDEPPQRHIQVAEMVLDKARRLVEHQKDVVILLDSITRLARAYNTVVPPSGKILSGGVDSNALHRPKRFFGAARNIEEGGSLTIIASALIETGSRMDDVIFEEFKGTGNMELVLDRKLADRRIFPSIDITKSGTRKEDLLLSAEDMNKIWILRKLLSSMNPVDAMEFLLDKMKRTKTNEDFFASMVSSSQ
- the coaE gene encoding dephospho-CoA kinase (Dephospho-CoA kinase (CoaE) performs the final step in coenzyme A biosynthesis.) yields the protein MLVGITGGIAAGKSRVAAYLAKQGGFPRLDVDDLARELMAQGKEGWQALRRHYGERFLKPDGELDRPGLRRAIFADPALRTEVDRLLHPLIRRAMQSRAAQLSAAGSGPIMVEVPLLYEAGWQDDFALVLVVQAPADECRRRLQARDRVGRDEALAALAAQLPPEEKARRADLLISNAGDWEQTRRRLDDLLPRLQRLRPSRPCLAGKKS